The Candidatus Methylomirabilota bacterium genome has a window encoding:
- a CDS encoding ABC transporter substrate-binding protein — protein VPPLLSSYLLTLVTQALIYAILAMSLDLLLGYTGLTSLGHAAYLGLGAYSVGVLTTRHGAGFWVTLVVGVGLALIVAGVFGLVALRATGVYFLMITLALGMVVWGLAHRWVTLTQGDNGISGVPRPALGLPWSLASPLPFYYFALVGFAIAFAILWVVVQSPFGQSLVGIRESESRMRTLGYHVWLHKYIGFVIAGGVGGLAGVLWAYYNGFVSPADVELATSVEVLLMVALGGRGTLIGPAVGAATIVFLKNLVSVYTHRWLLILGAVYIGTIVYAPEGITGAVRQLTQRRRSDMGKKLGALAVLAVVAATAWGTGPAWAQKGPIKVGFLAPMTGGAAAVGKDMTNGFAMYLEEIGHQIAGRKVEVIVEDTQAQPPVALTKLRKLVESDRVHVLAGVLLASEGYALAPKIDEYQVPMLFPVVSADDLTQRKPVRWLVRTGWTSSQPNQPFGEWVARTLGYKKVVTVAMDYAFGWEQVAGFQRTFEESGGQVIQKLWPPLGTTDFAPYLSQIRRDTDAVFAVMVAASSLRFPKQYQDAGLKARFPLIGGGTTFDEFVLPSLGDEAIGGVSPLIYSAAIDTPVNRKFVKDFRTRFGKVPGYYGETCYTAARWITEAAKAVGGNVEDRDRFLAALKKVEIPDAPRGPIKLDAHGNPVQNIYVRKVERKDGELSNTVIHTFPAVSQFWKYSP, from the coding sequence GCCTCGGGGCCTACAGCGTCGGGGTGCTGACGACGCGCCACGGGGCGGGCTTCTGGGTCACGCTGGTCGTCGGGGTCGGCCTGGCGCTGATCGTCGCCGGCGTCTTCGGCCTGGTCGCCCTCCGGGCCACCGGCGTGTACTTCCTCATGATCACGCTGGCGCTCGGCATGGTCGTGTGGGGCCTCGCCCACCGCTGGGTGACCCTGACCCAGGGCGACAACGGCATCTCGGGAGTGCCCCGACCCGCCCTGGGTCTGCCGTGGTCGCTGGCGAGCCCGCTGCCGTTTTACTACTTCGCGCTGGTCGGCTTCGCGATCGCCTTCGCGATCCTCTGGGTCGTCGTGCAGTCGCCGTTCGGGCAAAGCCTGGTCGGCATCCGCGAGAGCGAGTCCCGGATGCGGACGCTCGGGTACCACGTGTGGCTCCACAAGTACATCGGCTTCGTCATCGCCGGCGGCGTCGGCGGGTTGGCCGGCGTGCTCTGGGCCTACTACAACGGCTTCGTGAGCCCGGCCGACGTGGAGCTGGCCACCTCGGTGGAGGTGCTGCTCATGGTGGCCCTCGGCGGGCGCGGCACCCTGATCGGGCCGGCGGTGGGGGCGGCCACCATCGTCTTCCTCAAGAATCTGGTCAGCGTCTACACGCATCGCTGGCTCCTGATCCTGGGCGCCGTCTACATCGGCACCATCGTCTACGCTCCCGAGGGGATCACGGGGGCCGTCCGGCAGCTCACGCAGCGGAGGAGGTCCGACATGGGGAAGAAGCTCGGCGCGCTCGCAGTGCTGGCCGTGGTCGCGGCGACCGCGTGGGGGACGGGACCGGCCTGGGCCCAGAAGGGGCCGATCAAGGTCGGCTTCCTGGCGCCCATGACCGGAGGCGCCGCCGCGGTCGGCAAGGACATGACCAACGGGTTCGCGATGTACCTGGAGGAGATCGGCCACCAGATCGCCGGCCGCAAGGTCGAGGTGATCGTCGAGGACACCCAGGCGCAGCCGCCGGTCGCGCTGACCAAGCTCCGGAAGCTCGTGGAGAGCGACCGGGTCCACGTCCTGGCCGGAGTCCTGCTCGCCAGCGAAGGCTACGCCCTGGCGCCGAAGATCGACGAGTACCAGGTCCCGATGCTCTTCCCGGTGGTCTCCGCCGACGACCTCACCCAGCGGAAGCCGGTGCGCTGGCTCGTCCGCACCGGATGGACGTCGAGCCAGCCCAACCAGCCGTTCGGCGAGTGGGTGGCCAGGACCCTCGGCTACAAGAAGGTCGTCACGGTCGCCATGGACTACGCGTTCGGCTGGGAGCAGGTGGCGGGCTTCCAGCGCACCTTCGAGGAGTCGGGCGGGCAGGTGATCCAGAAGCTCTGGCCGCCGCTCGGCACCACCGATTTCGCCCCCTACCTGTCCCAGATCCGCCGGGACACCGACGCGGTCTTCGCCGTGATGGTCGCCGCCTCCTCCCTCCGCTTCCCCAAGCAGTACCAGGACGCCGGGCTGAAGGCCCGGTTCCCGCTCATCGGCGGCGGCACGACGTTCGACGAGTTCGTGCTGCCCTCGCTGGGCGACGAGGCGATCGGGGGCGTGAGCCCGCTGATCTACAGCGCGGCCATCGACACGCCGGTGAACCGGAAGTTCGTCAAGGACTTCCGGACCAGGTTCGGCAAGGTCCCCGGCTACTACGGGGAGACCTGCTACACGGCCGCCCGCTGGATCACCGAGGCAGCCAAGGCGGTCGGTGGCAACGTCGAAGACCGGGACCGGTTCCTGGCGGCGCTCAAGAAGGTGGAGATCCCCGACGCCCCGCGGGGGCCCATCAAGCTCGACGCCCACGGCAACCCGGTCCAGAACATCTACGTCCGGAAGGTCGAGCGGAAGGACGGCGAGCTGTCGAACACCGTGATCCACACGTTCCCGGCCGTCTCCCAGTTCTGGAAGTATTCGCC